Within Prosthecodimorpha staleyi, the genomic segment CCCGGGCCCAGCTCGAACTGGCCGAGCAATCGGCCAAGCTCGGCGATTCCCTGGAACTGGAGGCGCGCCTCGCCAGCGACGCCAACGATCACGACGCGCGCTTCAATCTCGCCCTGATCCTCAACGCCCACGACAAGCGCGAGGCGGCGGTCGATCATCTGGTCGAGATCGTCCGTCGTAAGCGGGACTGGAACGAGGAAGCCGCACGCAAGCAGTTGCTGCAGTTCTTCGATGCCTGGGGTCCGAAGGACGAGATGACCCTCTACGGCCGGCGCCGCCTCTCCTCGGTGCTGTTCGCCTGAGGAGGCCATCGAACCGGCGGACCTTGTCTCCGGCGCGAACGGGTTCGCATGGTCCGAACCGCGCCATCGCAGGCCGGAGCGGCCGCCAAGGGGTTCGATCGAGACGGATGGTTCCGTTCCGTCTCGTGACTCCGAACCGCTCACTTTTTCATTGCGTGGCCAAACTCTGACATTTGCAGGACGCAAGTATCAGAGTTTGACCATGAGGGAGGCAACCATGACGCTGGCAGGCAACCGGACCTATCGCGGCCCGGACGACATCCCGGTCGTGGTGCCGGTCTTCCCGCTGCCGGCCGCGCTGCTGCTGCCGCGCGGGCAGTTGCCGCTCAACATCTTCGAACCGCGCTACCTGGCCATGGTCGACGCGGCCCTGCGCGGCGACCGGATCATCGGTATGGTCCAGCCGCGCTTCGACCATGGGTCGGTCGATCTCACCGGCCGGCCGGCGCTGTGCGACGTCGGCTGTCTTGGCCGGATCACGCAGTTCGCCGAGACCGGCGACGGTCGCATCCTGCTGACCCTGTCGGGGATCGTCCGCTTCTCGGTCTCGGAAGAATTGGCGACCACCACGCCCTATCGCCAGGTGCGCATCGCGACCGAGCCCTTCGCCGAGGATTTCGAGGCCAATCGCGGCGAGGCCGAGGTCGACCGCAAGGCGCTGATGAGCGTGTTCCGCGCCTATCTGGAGGCCAACAATCTGGAGGCCGACTGGGCCAGCTTCGATCAGGCGCCGACCGAGGCGCTGGTCAACACGCTGTCGATGATGGCGCCCTACGGCCCGGCCGAAAAGCAGGCGCTTCTGCAGGCCACCGACCTGAAGACGCGCGCCGAGATGCTGATCGCATTGACCGAGCGAACCCTGACCGGCGAGCCGGGCCGGCCGCGCAGCCCGCTGCAGTAGAGCCCATGACCGAAAAGCGCCCCGTCGAAGACCGCCAGAAAGGCCGGATCGACCCGAAGCTCCTGGAGCTCCTGGTCTGTCCGCTGACCAAGACCACGCTCGAATACGACGCCGAGCGCCAGGAACTGATCTCGCGCGCCGCCCGGCTCGCCTACCCGATCCGCGACGGCATCCCGATCATGCTGCCGGACGAGGCGCGCGCGCTGGATTGAGGCCGGGGACGGGCCGGAGCGCCGAACGCACCCGACCCGTCTTTCCGAACCCTACATCGTCAGCGGAACAGATCCCGGTCGATCTCGGCGAAATAGGCCGGGGCGGCGAGGCCGCGGCGCTGGCAGGCGGCGATCAGGGTGTTGCCGAGCAGGGTCGCG encodes:
- a CDS encoding LON peptidase substrate-binding domain-containing protein is translated as MAGNRTYRGPDDIPVVVPVFPLPAALLLPRGQLPLNIFEPRYLAMVDAALRGDRIIGMVQPRFDHGSVDLTGRPALCDVGCLGRITQFAETGDGRILLTLSGIVRFSVSEELATTTPYRQVRIATEPFAEDFEANRGEAEVDRKALMSVFRAYLEANNLEADWASFDQAPTEALVNTLSMMAPYGPAEKQALLQATDLKTRAEMLIALTERTLTGEPGRPRSPLQ
- a CDS encoding Trm112 family protein, with translation MTEKRPVEDRQKGRIDPKLLELLVCPLTKTTLEYDAERQELISRAARLAYPIRDGIPIMLPDEARALD